Part of the Allofrancisella frigidaquae genome is shown below.
GCCAAAGCAATGTGTCTAATGGTAATAAGGTGGAAAGAACCGACATTCTTTTAGGGCCTTGCTAAAGTATAATTTCACTACATATCCTTAGCAGCAGATAAAGCACTTATCATTTCAGAAGTTAAATTATTAAAGCCTCTTGGAGAATTAGGAGTAAATATCACATTCGATTTACCTGATTTTGTCATATTTTCTAAAGTATCTAAAGGGACTTTCCAAATAAATGTGTAAATTCTTAATTAACCTGCTAGATTATTTCTAGCGAAATATTAAGGATAGAAACAATGTCTAAGAATAAGAAGTCAGAAGATATTTACACAGCTATTGCAGATCAAATAATAGATTCAGGTGTTGATATTAATCAAATGTTTGAGAAAGATGGTTTGCTAAAGCAACTAACAAAACGATTATTAGAAAAAGCACTAGATGCAGAAATGAATAGTCATCTTGGTTATTCAAAACACCAAAGGACTAATTCATCAAATGCTAGGAATGGCTATAGTAACAAGACATTAGCTACAGACACAGGTAATTTGGAAATATCAGTTCCACGAGATAGAGATAGTGACTTTGAACCTCAAATAGTTCCCAAAAGAGTCACCAAGATAAACGGCTTAGACCAAAAAATTATATCTTTGTATGCTAAAGGTATGAGTACTACAGATATCCAACAACAGTTATTTGAGTTATATGATACAAAGATAAGTACAAGCTTTATAAGTGATGTTACAGAAGCTATTATTGATGATGTTAAAGCATGGCAAAATAGACCTTTAGAGTCAGTTTATCCAATAGTGTTTTTTGACTGTATAGTCGTTAAAGTTAGAGAAGACAAGCATATTATTAATAAAGCTGTGTATGTGGCTCTTGGCATATCGTTAACTGGTCATAAGGATGTATTAGGTCTTTGGATCAGTCAAAATGAAGGTGCTAAATATTGGCTTAGTGTTTTTACTGAATTAAAGAATAGAGGCTTACAGGATATATTTATAGCATGTACTGATAATTTAAAAGGCATGTCTGATGCTATACAAGCTATATACCCTGAGACAAAGCATCAGCTTTGTATCGTTCATCAAATTCGTAATAGTCTTAAGTATGTGCCATATAAAGACAAGAAAGAGGTAGCTAGAGAGTTAAAGAAAATATATGATGCTGATACCATTGCAATAGCTCAATCTGAGCTTGATAACTTTGCAAATAAATATGATACTAAATATCCTTTAATTTCAAAGTCATGGATAAATAATTGGGATAATTTAACTGTATTCTTGCAATATCCTCCAAAAATTCGTAAAGTTATTTACACTACTAATGCGATTGAATCGCTTAATAGCCAGTTTAGGAAAGTCATTAAGAATAAAAAGCTATTTCCTAAAGATGACTCTGTTTTCAAATCTTTGTACTTGGCTATAGATTATTTGACTAAAAAATGGTCTATGCCTGTTAAATATTGGAATGAGGCTATGCCTTATTTCGCTATCGAGTTTGAGCATAGAATTCAGAGATTCATGTAAGTGAATTTACACAGTTAAGTGGAAAGGCTCTATCTAAATATTGGTACATCATCACAAGTGAAGATATATACTCAGAAGATATACTACCGTCAGTACCTTCCTTAACATCTTCTATAGAAACTCTTAAGCCTCTAGCTATTGCTTTACGTTGCTCAGCAATACCTTCACCAAGTAGCTTCATCGATTCTTTTTGACCTTCAGCTTCTTTTATTTTTATAAGCTTTTCGGCTTCTGCTTTTGCTTTTGTAGCTTCAAGTTGCCTTTGGGCGGCATTAATCTCATTCATAGAGCGTTTTACGTTTTCTTCTGGATTTATATCAACAACTAAAGATTTAATTATTGTATAACCATAAGTACTCATTTCCTCAGAAAGCTCTTTTTTGATATCTAAAGCTATAGCATCTTTATTCTCAAAAGACTCATCTAAACTCATACGTGGTAAAGATGACCTAATCACGTCAAAGACATACGACTCCATTTGCGCTCTAGCATTTGTAAGCTTATAAAATGCGTCTACAGCTCGAGATTCTTCCACTAAAAATTGTACCGAAACTTTCATATGTACAAATACATTATCCCTTGTTTTAGTCTCAGCTATTATATCTAACTGTTGCACTCTTAAGCTAACCCTACCAGCTACCATTTCTATAAATGGAATTCTAAAATTAAGGCCTGCCTTTTGAATCCTTACAAATTTCCCAAATCTCTCTATAATATTTACAGATTGTGTTGCTACAAGACTTATCGAAAAACCTAGCAATACAACAACAAGTAATAATAAAAATACTAACCAAACCATAAACATCTTTTTATCTCCTTTTTAGTCTAAAGCTGATAATATCACAATATCTTTACTAATTATTGGATTATCCTCACCAAATAGCTTAAAACATTCAAAATGTAGAACTATCTTTTGTGGAACCTTTTTAAAGCTATCTTGTAACCTAAATTTAAAGTTATCTGTAGACCCATATTCTGAGTTTTTCATATCCACACTTTTATGGACAAAACTAACAGCTCTTATATAATCATAATCAGGGGATACCAAAAACCATCTATATCCATCTGTTGAATCTACTGGCAAACTAATATTTATTATTTTTTGTTTATCTTCAAGAACTATTGGTTTTGTATACACTTTATCAACAGCTTCTTGAGTCATCTTAGCTACAGCTGTATTTACCAATATTAGTGTAATCAAAAATACATAAAAATACCTAAACATATTTAAAATACAAACTTATCATCGAGATAAATTTATTATACAATTATAGCTGTTGCAAATATACACAATAAGCTAAATATCATGGCATTAGAAAAATTTGATCTAGAACTAGTATCATTCAAAGATATTACTAATAATGTAAGACATTTTGTTTTTAAAAGAACAGATGGAAAACCACTTAATTTTATAGCTGGACAATTTATCACTTTTCTTTTAAAAGATGACAAGGGTAACCTAAAGCGTAGAAGTTATAGTTTAGGATCACTACCTTCTGACAATATGCTTCTAGAAATAGGGATAACTCATGTCAAAGGTGGTACAGCTTCAGAGTTTTTTTTCAATATGAAAATTGGTGATACTGCTGCTGCTATGGGACCTGCGGGAAGGCTTGTCCTAAAGGATGAAGAGGTTAGAAAACTAATACTTGTAGGTACTGGTACTGGTATTGTTCCTTATAGATCAATGTTCCCAGAGTTACTAGAGCGAGCTGAAACTACTGAAATACACATATTATTAGGTGTGCAATATCGCAAAGATGCTCTATACCAAAATGATTTTATAGAATTCGCAAAAAAGCACAATAACATAAATTTTACACTTTGCCTAAGTAGAGAAACAGAGGATTTAAAAGACTATGAAGTTTCTGGTTACGTTCAACAGCAATTTGAAAAAATTGACTTAGATCCAGAAAAAGATGTCATCTATGTTTGTGGTAACCCAAACATGATTGATCAATCTTACGAAATACTTACAAATGTTGGATTTGAAGCTAAAAGTGTACGCCGAGAGAAATATATTTCCTCCAATTAAGCTTGATACTATTAATAATTTAAGCTAAAATCTTTGTGCTATTCTACTTTTATTAGGATATGGTGCTTAGATGAGATAGTCTAAGTGGCGATGTCAAAGTTTACAAAAATAAGGAAAATAAATAATGAAACAAGAAATTCATCCTAAATATACAGAAGTTAAAGTAACTTGTAGTTGCGGTAACAGCTTCACAACTAGATCAACTATATCTAAAGAAGCTATGAATATAGATATTTGTTCTGAGTGTCACCCATTCTATACGGGTAAGCAAAGAGTTGTGGATACAGCAGGACGTGTTGACAGATTCAACAAAAGATTTGGTGCTCTTAAAAAAGTATAATATATACATACTATCTAACAAATTCTATTAAACAATTTAAACCGGCTTTCGCTGGTTTTTTTTATTTATCAGCAACAATCTCCCACACTCTTACAGACTTATAATGGTACTATTGAAAGTTGAAATTAGGCAAAAACATTTGAAAAAGCACAGTTTACATATAGTAAATGAGCATTTTGAGAATATTTTTAACGCAATTAGCATAGTATAATTTTAGTTTGCAACAGTTCCATAATACCTACTTATGTACTCATCTAAATGAATTGTATCATTATCTCTTAAACTCTTTTCTGCCTCTATTGACTGCTTAACTTGATCAAGCAATGTTTCTCTTTCTTTTTGCGTTAAAGTGACCTTTCTAAAGTCATCTGAAGCTTGCTTAGAGATTTCTAGCACCAAGTTTTTATATCCAAATTCTTTTGCCAACTCCACAACTTTTGCTGAAGGAGTTTTGGAAGCATCTAAAATTTTTTGTTTCTCAAGTAGTACCGCATCTAGATACTCTTGCCCCATTTGCTTAGCTACAATCTCAATTTTGCCAAATAAAGCTAAGCCATATTCTTTTAATAGAACTTTTTCACCAACAGGGTCAACTAGTTCTAAATTAGGCTTACGCCCTTGTATAGCAACATTAGTGAGATTTTGTTTACCTAAACTGATCTGCCTTTGAGAATAGCCTTTAAAATCTTGCATTAAACAGGTCATTAGCATTGCCTCTACAAACAGTGATGTGTTTTTACTAATCCCATTTTTATCAAAAGGATCAACATCAAGCACCCTAACCTCAATATACTCTACTCCTCTATTAGATAAAGCAAAAGCAGGCCTTTCACATCTTTTTGTTATTTGCTTAGGTCGTATAGGGCTGTAATACTCATTTTCTATCTGCAAAATACTCTCGTTAAGTTGTATTCTCTCACCCTTTTCATTGTACAGCCCAATTTCTTTATATTGTTTAAATTCTTGAGCTGTTGCATTTAACATATCTTTGACATAAGCTTTAACATTGTCATACGAAATATTAAGATCTTTTTGAGCAGGGCTGGTGTAACCAAGATCGCTCATCCTAAGACTAGTTGAAAACTCTCCAACATAAAATTCCTCATCCAGATCTACCAAATACTCTGTTTTTTTCCTGACAGAAGTTTTTGCACAAATAGGGCTTGCTCCAAATAGATATGGCAATAACCACATATATTCAAAATAATTATTTATAACCCCGAAATAAACATCTGAATTTGATATCCCAAGCTCAATTGCCTTTTTTAGAATCAAACTTTTATCAAATGAAAAATTATAATGGATCCCAGCTATAATCTGCATAATCTTACCATAACGAGCAGTTAACCCTTTACGGTACACTTGTTTCATCCTACCAGAATTTGAGTCACCAAAATCAGCTTCTTTTATTTGTGCTTCTGTTGCTGATAATGGCATACTAGTATTTAAAATAAACTCTTCCTTAGACATACTTTGCAAAGTAAAAGCGCTCAAGGTAGTAAGCTCATGCAATGTTATATCTATATTTTTGTGTGGTTTTGTTATTATTTCTAGAAGGTTTTCTGAAAAATCCACCGTGATACTACTATTAGTAAGCTTATGACCCAAAGATTGCGGGTGTCCAGAACAAGCTAAGCTACCATCACTATAAATACGTAAAGTCTCCCTCTCAATACCTCTAAGGTTCATTACATTTTTAAGATCGTACATGTTAGTCCTAAATAGTTAAAATCAGCCAAACCAAACATTCTTAGGTAGGCTAATTATCTAATACTAGCATTTTTTTTAAGCGTAAAACAAATATTACGCTTACATACACCAAAACGCCAAATAATATAATCATTAATATATTCTTGAGTCTACCAAACATTGTTAAACTAATCCAATAATCATCAGTCAAATTAAATAACTTTAATGTCATTACCATACAAACACAGGCTACAGCTATCTTTAGCAAATATTTAAATGGCAAGAAAACATCAACAAATAGCTTAAAATTGAATCTAATAAGTATCAATATTTGGATAACCATATTTATTAAAGCTGTTATTGAGCTAACAACAGCTAAATACACAAAAGCGTATTTGTCATGACTGTACAGGCGTATTATGTAAGTATCAAGCGCAACCCCACAAATCAAAATAAATAGACTAATCCAAAAAACAATATTTGCTTTGTTTTGAACATACAAAGCAGAAACTATGACGCGGATAAAAACAAAACAAAACAATGAAAGTAAATACCCAAGCATTGCTAAATATGTGAAATTCACATCGTTTAAACTAAACTTACCATAATAAAATAATGTTATAACTATAGGTTTAGCTAATATTGATAGCCCAATAATAGCTGGTATTACCATCAGAAACATAACTTTTATTACTAAAGCTAGATTTTTATAAAATAGTGCATTATCTTTCTTAGATTTAACTAAATATGGAATCATAGCCATAGCTATAGCTGTACCAAATATACCATATAAAAACTGGTTAACTCTATCAGCGTAATACAGCCATGCTAAACTTCCTGATAATAAAAATGAAGCAAAAAAAGTTTCTATAAGTGAGCTAATTTGTAAAACTGCTGCCCCTAGAAAAGCCATAGGTAGCTTTTTGAAGAAAAGCTTTGCTTTTATATTTTTCACAAAAAGTATCGTCTTAGTTATATTTATCCTACCTAAGAGCATAGATAATGAAAATACCGCTATTATTAACTGACATAATCCTGCTAGTAAAACACTATAAGCCACAATATAAATAGGTACACTAAACTTTGGAGATATTATTATCCCACCTATCATTACTAAGTTTAAAAATATTGGAAAAGATGAAGAAATTATATATTTACTATAACTATTAAGGATTGCAGCTACTAATCCAACAGTACAATTTAATAAAACGTACGGTAGCATTATGATAAACATCGTCCATACTAGCTGTAACATCTCATTATTAGAAATAAGTCCATAAGCGTATATATCAACCCATACTCTACTAAAACCTAAACCTACTATGATTAAAAACATCAGCATTATAGCGATTAAATACAATATTGTTGCTATAAATTCTTTTTGCTCATCTGAGATTTTTCCATCAATATATGGATTAATAATTTGAGTAAAAGTGCCTGAGGATGTAACTTTACGCATAAATTCTGGTATTCTAAATGCCACCAAAAATGCCTGTAACGCTCCACTACTTCCAAAAAACGTTGCCAATAACAAATCCCGCACAAAGCCTAGTACTTTTGATACAAGCAATAAACCAGAAATAATTAAACTATTGGAAAAAAACTTTTTCACAGAATACAAACATTAATAAAATCCATATTTACCAATTATAACCATAGGCAAGCCAAAATAGGAATCAAGAATAAAAATTAGTTAGAATCCTTTAAAGACACTATAGTCTTCCACTGACTTTCTATTGCTTTTACTTTTTCTTTGGCAGCTTGAACCTGGCTTTCGGACAACTTAATTGCTGCTAAGTTAGCTTGGGCATCTTTAAAACCATTTTTTGAAAAGTCTGGCATACAATACTCATTAAACTGTTTCCAATAATCCTTCTTAGGTTTTTTGAA
Proteins encoded:
- a CDS encoding IS256 family transposase, yielding MSKNKKSEDIYTAIADQIIDSGVDINQMFEKDGLLKQLTKRLLEKALDAEMNSHLGYSKHQRTNSSNARNGYSNKTLATDTGNLEISVPRDRDSDFEPQIVPKRVTKINGLDQKIISLYAKGMSTTDIQQQLFELYDTKISTSFISDVTEAIIDDVKAWQNRPLESVYPIVFFDCIVVKVREDKHIINKAVYVALGISLTGHKDVLGLWISQNEGAKYWLSVFTELKNRGLQDIFIACTDNLKGMSDAIQAIYPETKHQLCIVHQIRNSLKYVPYKDKKEVARELKKIYDADTIAIAQSELDNFANKYDTKYPLISKSWINNWDNLTVFLQYPPKIRKVIYTTNAIESLNSQFRKVIKNKKLFPKDDSVFKSLYLAIDYLTKKWSMPVKYWNEAMPYFAIEFEHRIQRFM
- a CDS encoding SPFH domain-containing protein, encoding MFMVWLVFLLLLVVVLLGFSISLVATQSVNIIERFGKFVRIQKAGLNFRIPFIEMVAGRVSLRVQQLDIIAETKTRDNVFVHMKVSVQFLVEESRAVDAFYKLTNARAQMESYVFDVIRSSLPRMSLDESFENKDAIALDIKKELSEEMSTYGYTIIKSLVVDINPEENVKRSMNEINAAQRQLEATKAKAEAEKLIKIKEAEGQKESMKLLGEGIAEQRKAIARGLRVSIEDVKEGTDGSISSEYISSLVMMYQYLDRAFPLNCVNSLT
- a CDS encoding ferredoxin--NADP reductase, which gives rise to MALEKFDLELVSFKDITNNVRHFVFKRTDGKPLNFIAGQFITFLLKDDKGNLKRRSYSLGSLPSDNMLLEIGITHVKGGTASEFFFNMKIGDTAAAMGPAGRLVLKDEEVRKLILVGTGTGIVPYRSMFPELLERAETTEIHILLGVQYRKDALYQNDFIEFAKKHNNINFTLCLSRETEDLKDYEVSGYVQQQFEKIDLDPEKDVIYVCGNPNMIDQSYEILTNVGFEAKSVRREKYISSN
- the rpmE gene encoding 50S ribosomal protein L31, which translates into the protein MKQEIHPKYTEVKVTCSCGNSFTTRSTISKEAMNIDICSECHPFYTGKQRVVDTAGRVDRFNKRFGALKKV
- the gshA gene encoding glutamate--cysteine ligase, which gives rise to MYDLKNVMNLRGIERETLRIYSDGSLACSGHPQSLGHKLTNSSITVDFSENLLEIITKPHKNIDITLHELTTLSAFTLQSMSKEEFILNTSMPLSATEAQIKEADFGDSNSGRMKQVYRKGLTARYGKIMQIIAGIHYNFSFDKSLILKKAIELGISNSDVYFGVINNYFEYMWLLPYLFGASPICAKTSVRKKTEYLVDLDEEFYVGEFSTSLRMSDLGYTSPAQKDLNISYDNVKAYVKDMLNATAQEFKQYKEIGLYNEKGERIQLNESILQIENEYYSPIRPKQITKRCERPAFALSNRGVEYIEVRVLDVDPFDKNGISKNTSLFVEAMLMTCLMQDFKGYSQRQISLGKQNLTNVAIQGRKPNLELVDPVGEKVLLKEYGLALFGKIEIVAKQMGQEYLDAVLLEKQKILDASKTPSAKVVELAKEFGYKNLVLEISKQASDDFRKVTLTQKERETLLDQVKQSIEAEKSLRDNDTIHLDEYISRYYGTVAN
- the murJ gene encoding murein biosynthesis integral membrane protein MurJ, which encodes MKKFFSNSLIISGLLLVSKVLGFVRDLLLATFFGSSGALQAFLVAFRIPEFMRKVTSSGTFTQIINPYIDGKISDEQKEFIATILYLIAIMLMFLIIVGLGFSRVWVDIYAYGLISNNEMLQLVWTMFIIMLPYVLLNCTVGLVAAILNSYSKYIISSSFPIFLNLVMIGGIIISPKFSVPIYIVAYSVLLAGLCQLIIAVFSLSMLLGRINITKTILFVKNIKAKLFFKKLPMAFLGAAVLQISSLIETFFASFLLSGSLAWLYYADRVNQFLYGIFGTAIAMAMIPYLVKSKKDNALFYKNLALVIKVMFLMVIPAIIGLSILAKPIVITLFYYGKFSLNDVNFTYLAMLGYLLSLFCFVFIRVIVSALYVQNKANIVFWISLFILICGVALDTYIIRLYSHDKYAFVYLAVVSSITALINMVIQILILIRFNFKLFVDVFLPFKYLLKIAVACVCMVMTLKLFNLTDDYWISLTMFGRLKNILMIILFGVLVYVSVIFVLRLKKMLVLDN